Proteins co-encoded in one Nicotiana sylvestris chromosome 7, ASM39365v2, whole genome shotgun sequence genomic window:
- the LOC138873110 gene encoding zinc finger BED domain-containing protein RICESLEEPER 2-like, which yields MTHVDETSFFQPSTFYDVHVGEQLDHETLQRQFGNDIFLEDEENEEEELDETPTSPATQAPTQSQSQYGALPPVPPVRGKPKAERPKTSLVWKFFKHDKVNHRAICEKCKQVFAHSTSGGTGSLTRHLRKDHKYLWIQANIEAGKIIDPTISSGTPSGSGSNQIQQQLDPASGHVLRKYNKDRDRENLAKMLAVCGLPFTFPSHPAFVHYIQETYNPSFQGFPKTTVRNDVFKFQTEYLQYIRCVFFHLDCKVSVTSNIGHSPNGCDYLTVTCHWVDHHWNLQKRIIGYKFVDSKHTGAYIATIVL from the coding sequence ATGACTCATGTTGATGAAACTTCATTTTTCCAACCCTCCACATTTTATGATGTTCACGTCGGAGAACAATTAGATCATGAAACTTTACAAAGACAATTTGGTAATGATATTTTTTTAGAGgatgaagaaaatgaggaagaagaattagaCGAAACACCCACTAGTCCCGCAACACAAGCTCCAACTCAGAGTCAATCTCAGTATGGAGCTTTACCCCCTGTACCCCCTGTAAGGGGTAAGCCTAAGGCTGAACGTCCCAAAACATCACTTGTATGGAAATTTTTTAAACATGATAAAGTCAATCATCGTGCTATATGTGAAAAATGTAAGCAAGTATTTGCACACTCAACAAGTGGTGGGACGGGGAGTTTAACTAGACACTTAAGAAAGGATCACAAATATTTATGGATACAAGCTAACATAGAAGCCGGAAAAATTATAGATCCCACCATCAGTTCTGGCACTCCTAGTGGATCTGGTTCTaatcaaattcaacaacaacttgacCCTGCTTCTGGTCATGTTTTACGcaaatataacaaagatagagatcgtgagaacttagcaaaaatgtTGGCTGTCTGTGGCTTACCTTTTACTTTTCCTTCTCACCCTGCTTTTGTGCATTATATACAAGAAACTTATAACCCTTCTTTTCAAGGTTTTCCTAAGACCACGGTTAGAAAtgatgtttttaaatttcaaaccgAATATCTTCAGTATATTCGTTGTGTATTTTTTCACTTAGATTGTAAAGTGTCTGTCACATCTAATATAGGTCATAGTCCtaatggttgtgattatttaactgttacatgtcattgggttgatcatcactggaacttgcaaaaacgtattattggtTATAAATTTGTTGATTCAAAACACACTGGAGCATATATTGCAACTATTGTTCTATAA